The sequence CGACACCGAGCTGCTCGCCGAGCTCGGCCGGGCGGCCACGCTCGTGACGACCGTGCTCGCCGCCGGCGGGGCGGCGCTGGGCGCCATCCCGGCCGAGGTCGGCGCCGGTGGCCGCGACGAGGACTGGGACATCGGCGCGCTCGCCGCCCTGGATGTGCCGATCCTGCAGGCGCTGGCCGTGACGTCGTCGCGGGAGCAGTGGGAGGCCAGCGACGACGGCCTCTCGCCGCTGGACACCGCGACCCAGGTCGCGATCCCCGAGTTCGACGGGCGGATCATCACGGTTCCGTTCTCGTTCAAGGAGATCGACGCCGACGGGCTGAGCCGCTACGTGCCCGACCCGGAGCGGGCGGCCCGGGTCGCCGGCCTCGCGGTGCGCCATGCCCGGCTGCGCCACGTGGCGAACGCCGACAAGCGGATCGCCCTGGTGCTCTCGGCCTACCCGACCAAGCACGCCCGGATCGGCAACGCGGTCGGCCTCGACACCCCGGCCAGCGTGCTCGCCCTGCTCGGCGCGCTGCGCGAGGCCGGCTACGACGTCGGGCCGGAGACCGGCCCCGGCGCGCTGCCCGGCCTCGAAGCCGGTGACGGGGACGCGTTCATCCACGGTCTGATCGCCGCCGGCGGCCAGGACGAGGACTGGCTCACGGCCGAGCACCTGGCCGGCAACCCCGTCCGGGTCCCCGCCGCCGTCTACCGAAGCTGGTTCGCGACGCTGCCGCAGGACCTGCGGTCCGCCGTCGAGCAGCACTGGGGCCCGGCGCCCGGCGACCTGTTCGTGGACCACGGCACCGACCCCGACGGCGAGATCGTGCTCGCGGCCGTCACCGCCGGCAACGTGGTGATCCTCATCCAGCCGCCGCGCGGCTTCGGGCAGAACCCGATCGCGATCTACCACGACCCGGACCTGCCACCGAGCCATCACTACCTGGCCGTCTACCACTGGCTGCGCAACGGCCAGGACGCCGCCGGGTTCGGCGCGCACGCCGTCGTCCACGTCGGCAAGCACGGCAACCTCGAATGGCTGCCCGGCAAGGCGGCGGCGCTGTCGGCGAGCTGCGCCCCGGACGCCGCGCTCGGCGACCTCCCGCTCGTCTACCCGTTCCTCGTCAACGACCCGGGCGAGGGCACCCAGGCCAAGCGACGCGCGCACGCCACGGTGATCGACCACCTCGTCCCGCCGATGGCCCGAGCCGACAGCTACGGCGACATCGCCCGCCTGGAGCGGCTGCTCGACGAGCACGCGCAGATCGCCGCCATGGACCCGGCGAAGCTCCCGGCGATCCGGGCCCAGATCTGGACCCTGATCGAGGCGGCGAAGCTGGACCACGACCTGGGCCTCACCAACCGGCCGCACGACGCCGAGTTCGACGAGTTCATCCTGCACGTCGACGGCTGGCTCTGCGAGATCAAGGACGCCCAGATCCGCGACGGCCTGCACGTCCTCGGGGCCGCGCCGACCGGCGACGCCCGGGTCAACCTGGTGCTGTCGATGCTGCGGGCCCGCCAGCTGTGGGGCGGTGCCGTCGCGCTCCCCGGGCTGCGCCAGGCGCTGGGCCTGGGCTCCGAGGAGGGGACGACCCGCACCGACGCGGTCGAGGCCGTCGCCCGGGAGCTGCTCACCGAGCTGGACGACCGCGACTGGGACCCGGCTGCCGTCGACGAGGTCGTCGCCGAGGTCCTCGGTGTGCCGGCGGAGACGGACGCGATCGACCGGGCCCCCGACGACCCGGACCTGGTGGACCGCGCCGCCGTCGCCGCCGTGCTGACGTTCGCGGCCACCGAGATCGTGCCGAGGCTCGCCCGCACCACCGACGAGATCGACCGGACCCTGCACGCGCTCGCGGGCGGCTTCATCCCGGCCGGGCCGAGTGGCTCGCCGCTGCGCGGGCTGGTCAACGTGCTGCCGACCGGGCGCAACTTCTACGCCGTCGACCCACGCGCGGTCCCCAGCCCGCTGGCCTGGGAGACCGGCCGCGCGATGGCCGACTCGCTGCTCGCCCGCCACCTCGCCGACACGGGGGAGTACCCCCGCTCGGTCGGCCTGTCGGCCTGGGGCACGTCGGCGATGCGGACCTCCGGGGACGACGTCGCGGAGATCCTCGCCCTGCTCGGCGTGACGCCGCTGTGGGACGAGGCGTCCCGGCGGGTGCGCGGCGTCGAGCCGATCCCGCTCGCCGAGCTGGGCCGGCCCCGGATCGACGTCACGGTCCGGATCTCCGGGTTCTTCCGCGACGCGTTCCCGCACGTCGTGGACCTGCTGGACGACGCGATCCGCCTGGTCGCCGACCTGGACGAGGCCCCGGAGGACAACTACGTCCGAGCACACGCCGACGCCGACGCGGCCACCCACGGGGACCGTCGCCGGGCCACGACCAGGATCTTCGGCTCGAAGCCGGGCGCGTACGGCGCCGGTCTGCTGCCGCTGGTCGACTCCG is a genomic window of Pseudofrankia inefficax containing:
- the cobN gene encoding cobaltochelatase subunit CobN; amino-acid sequence: MILLLSTSDTDLSCARACGEDYRLGNPARLDVADLPGLLDGVDVVVLRLLGGRRAWPEGVDALLARGLPVVVLSGELIPDAELMELSSVPAGVSAQAHAYLAHGGPDNLRQLARFLSDALLLTGLGFDPPVPTPAWGLRPRPDTAAPDERPTVAILYYRAHELAGNTAFVDALADAVDAAGGRAVPVFCASLRTADTELLAELGRAATLVTTVLAAGGAALGAIPAEVGAGGRDEDWDIGALAALDVPILQALAVTSSREQWEASDDGLSPLDTATQVAIPEFDGRIITVPFSFKEIDADGLSRYVPDPERAARVAGLAVRHARLRHVANADKRIALVLSAYPTKHARIGNAVGLDTPASVLALLGALREAGYDVGPETGPGALPGLEAGDGDAFIHGLIAAGGQDEDWLTAEHLAGNPVRVPAAVYRSWFATLPQDLRSAVEQHWGPAPGDLFVDHGTDPDGEIVLAAVTAGNVVILIQPPRGFGQNPIAIYHDPDLPPSHHYLAVYHWLRNGQDAAGFGAHAVVHVGKHGNLEWLPGKAAALSASCAPDAALGDLPLVYPFLVNDPGEGTQAKRRAHATVIDHLVPPMARADSYGDIARLERLLDEHAQIAAMDPAKLPAIRAQIWTLIEAAKLDHDLGLTNRPHDAEFDEFILHVDGWLCEIKDAQIRDGLHVLGAAPTGDARVNLVLSMLRARQLWGGAVALPGLRQALGLGSEEGTTRTDAVEAVARELLTELDDRDWDPAAVDEVVAEVLGVPAETDAIDRAPDDPDLVDRAAVAAVLTFAATEIVPRLARTTDEIDRTLHALAGGFIPAGPSGSPLRGLVNVLPTGRNFYAVDPRAVPSPLAWETGRAMADSLLARHLADTGEYPRSVGLSAWGTSAMRTSGDDVAEILALLGVTPLWDEASRRVRGVEPIPLAELGRPRIDVTVRISGFFRDAFPHVVDLLDDAIRLVADLDEAPEDNYVRAHADADAATHGDRRRATTRIFGSKPGAYGAGLLPLVDSGTWHDDADLAEVYAAWGGFAYGRGLAGRPARDDMTAAYRRISVAVKNTDSLEHDIADSDDYFQYHGGMIATVRALTGRGPRAYIGDSTRPDEVRTRTLGEEMARVVRARVVNPRWISSMRRHGYKGAFELAATVDYLFGYDATAGVVADWMYEAVTEAYVLDEENQKFLTDSNPWALHGIAERLLEAVDRGLWSAPRPETLDALREVYLRAEGDLEGRA